The sequence AACTTCACGACAGATTCCCGAGCGCATTCCCGTCAATCTCATCGTCAACGGCAACAGACGCACGCTCGATCTTGCGCCTTGGACGACGCTGCTGGATGCCCTGCGCGACCATCTCGATTTGACCGGCACCAAAAAAGGGTGCGACCACGGCCAGTGCGGCGCCTGCACCGTGCTCGTCGATGGGCGCCGGGTCAATTCCTGCCTGACGCTTGCGGTGATGAAGGATGGCGCGGAGGTAACAACGATCGAGGGGCTCGGCCGCGACGGCGCGCTGCATCCCCTGCAACAGGCCTTCATCGACCATGATGCCTTTCAATGCGG comes from Bradyrhizobium diazoefficiens and encodes:
- a CDS encoding (2Fe-2S)-binding protein — translated: MAETSRQIPERIPVNLIVNGNRRTLDLAPWTTLLDALRDHLDLTGTKKGCDHGQCGACTVLVDGRRVNSCLTLAVMKDGAEVTTIEGLGRDGALHPLQQAFIDHDAFQCGYCTPGQICSAAGLLAEGHAKSTDDIRELMSGNLCRCGGYPNIVAAIQQAMAQS